Proteins encoded within one genomic window of Equus caballus isolate H_3958 breed thoroughbred chromosome 20, TB-T2T, whole genome shotgun sequence:
- the OR2B7E gene encoding olfactory receptor family 2 subfamily B member 7E (The RefSeq protein has 2 substitutions, 1 frameshift compared to this genomic sequence) encodes MERANDSTFSGFILLGFSNRPHLEAALFVVMLIIYILSILGNGMIILLSVVDPHLHTRMYFFLSNLSFIDLCLTTSTVPQTLANFKGKDKTITYGGCVTQLFISLGLGGVECVLLSFMAYDRYVAVCRPLHYMVIMHPQLCLQLIVTAWFTGFGNSVVQTALAMTLPLCSKNQVDHLLCEVPVIVKLACTNTSINEAEIFAVSIFFLVVPLLFILVSYGHITLAVLKIKSAQGRRKVFGTCGSHLMVVIIFFGTLMSMYLQPPSSYSQDVNKSIALFCILVTPLLNPLIYTLRNKDVKGALRSLVRGIIDSRER; translated from the exons ATGGAAAGAGCTAATGACAGCACCTTCTCTGGATTCATCCTCCTCGGCTTCTCCAACAGGCCTCAGCTGGAAGCTGCTCTC GTGGTCATGCTGATCATCTACATTTTGAGCATTCTAGGCAATGGCATGATTATACTTTTATCAGTTGTGGATCCTCACCTACATACCCGtatgtatttcttcctctccaacctctcTTTTATAGATCTTTGTTTGACTACTAGCACTGTCCCTCAGACACTGGCCAACTTTAAGGGAAAGGACAAGACCATCACCTATGGTGGCTGTGTGACCCAACTCTTCATTTCCTTGGGACTCGGGGGAGTGGAGTGTGTCCTCCTCTCTttcatggcctatgaccgctatgtggctgTGTGCCGCCCACTCCACTACATGGTGATCATGCATCCCCAGCTTTGCTTGCAGCTTATTGTAACTGCTTGGTTTACAGGATTTGGCAATTCTGTAGTACAGACCTCACTAGCCATGACTCTTCCCCTCTGCAGCAAAAACCAAGTGGATCATCTCTTATGTGAAGTTCCAGTGATAGTGAAACTGGCCTGCACCAACACCTCCATCAATGAGGCTGAAATCTTTGCCGTCAGCATCTTCTTCTTGGTGGTGCCCCTGTTATTCATCTTAGTATCTTATGGCCACATTACCCTTGCAGTCCTGAAGATAAAGTCAGCCCAGGGGAGGCGGAAGGTTTTTGGAACCTGTGGTTCTCACCTAATGGTAGTGATCATTTTCTTTGGTACACTCATGTCCATGTACCTCCAGCCTCCCTCCAGTTATTCACAGGACGTGAACAAAAGCATTGCCCTCTTCTGTATTCTGGTGACTCCCCTGCTGAATCCCCTGATTTACACTTTGAGGAATAAGGACGTCAAAGGGGCACTAAGGAGTCTCGTGAGAGGAATCATAGACTCCAGAGAGAGATAA
- the OR2B8E gene encoding olfactory receptor family 2 subfamily B member 8E (The RefSeq protein has 1 substitution compared to this genomic sequence) has protein sequence MCRQRMEQKNGSSLTGFLLLGFSNRPGLELVLFVVLLIFYIFTLLGNTTIIALSHLDPHLHTPMYFFLSNLSFLDLCYTTSIVPQLLVNLSGADKSISFGGCVVQLFISLGLGCTECILLGVMAFDRYVAVCRPLYYTVIIHPRLCLLMASASWMFGVANSLLHTVVIFLLPFCGRKKLDHFFCEIPALLKLACTDITMIQSEIFFVSALDLLLPVAFIMFSYGRIIRAILRIKSAAGQRKAFGTCGSHLTVVTLFYGTAIYAYLQPSNNYSQDQGKFIALFYTIVTPMINPLIYTLRNKDVKGAMRKVLWKDYDSR, from the coding sequence ATGTGCAGACAAAGGATGGAACAGAAAAACGGAAGTTCTCTCACTGGGTTTCTCCTACTAGGTTTCTCTAACAGGCCTGGACTGGAGCTGGTCCTCTTTGTGGTTCTTTTGATCTTCTATATCTTCACTTTGCTGGGAAACACAACCATCATCGCATTGTCCCACCTGGACCCACATCTTCACACCcctatgtactttttcctctccaaCCTCAGCTTTCTGGACCTGTGTTACACTACCAGCATTGTTCCCCAGCTCCTGGTTAACCTCAGTGGAGCAGACAAATCTATCTCCTTTGGTGGTTGTGTAGTTCAGCTGTTCATCTCTCTAGGATTGGGATACACTGAATGTATTCTCTTAGGAGTTATGGCATTTGACCGTTATGTGGCTGTTTGCAGGCCCCTTTACTACACAGTAATCATTCATCCTCGTCTCTGTCTCCTGATGGCTTCTGCTTCATGGATGTTTGGTGTTGCCAACTCCTTATTGCACACAGTGGTCATCTTCCTTTTACCCTTTTGTGGGAGAAAGAAGTTAGACCACTTCTTTTGCGAGATTCCTGCATTGCTCAAGCTTGCCTGTACTGACATCACTATGATTCAGTCTGAGATCTTTTTTGTCAGTGCCTTGGATCTTCTTTTACCGGTTGCATTTATCATGTTCTCCTATGGTCGGATTATCAGGGCCATCTTAAGGATAAAGTCAGCAGCAGGGCAGAGAAAAGCATTTGGGACATGTGGATCCCACCTCACAGTGGTCACCCTGTTCTATGGCACAGCCATCTATGCTTATCTCCAGCCCAGCAACAACTACTCTCAGGATCAGGGCAAGTTCATAGCTCTTTTCTACACCATTGTTACTCCCATGATCAACCCCCTCATCTATACACTGAGGAACAAGGATGTGAAGGGAGCAATGAGGAAGGTGCTTTGGAAGGACTATGACTCCAGATGA
- the OR2B8F gene encoding olfactory receptor family 2 subfamily B member 8F isoform X1 — MNFQRMEQKNGSSFTGFLLLSFSDRPQLELVLFVVVLIFYIFTLLGNTTIIALSHLDPHLHTPMYFFLSNLSFLDLCYTTSVVPQLLVNLSGADKTISFAGCVVQLYISLGLGCTECILLGVMAFDRYVAVCRPLHYTVIMHPRLCALMASASWFIGFANSLLQTVLTFLLPICGRNKLDHFFCEIPAFLKLACIDISMIQSEMFFASVFMLLIPASLIMLSYGGIVRAILRIKSSAGQRKAFGTCGSHLTVVTLFYGTAIYAYLQPSNHYSQDQGKFIALFYTIVTPMINPFIYTLRNKDVKGAMKKILWESYDSR; from the exons TGAATTTTCAGCG GATGGAACAGAAAAATGGAAGTTCCTTCACTGGGTTTCTCCTTCTGAGTTTCTCTGACAGGCCTCAACTGGAGCTGGTCCTCTTTGTGGTTGTTTTGATCTTCTATATCTTCACTTTGCTGGGAAACACAACCATCATCGCACTGTCCCACCTGGACCCACATCTTCACACTcctatgtactttttcctctccaaCCTCAGCTTTCTGGACCTGTGTTACACTACTAGCGTTGTTCCCCAGCTCCTGGTTAACCTCAGTGGAGCAGACAAAACTATCTCCTTTGCTGGTTGTGTAGTTCAGCTGTACATCTCTCTAGGCTTGGGATGCACTGAATGTATTCTCTTAGGAGTTATGGCATTTGACCGTTATGTAGCTGTTTGCAGGCCCCTTCATTATACAGTAATCATGCACCCCCGTCTCTGTGCCCTGATGGCTTCTGCTTCATGGTTCATTGGTTTTGCCAACTCCTTATTGCAGACAGTCCTCACTTTCCTTTTACCAATTTGTGGGAGAAATAAATTAGATCACTTTTTCTGTGAGATTCCTGCATTTCTCAAGCTTGCCTGCATTGACATCAGTATGATTCAGTCTGAGATGTTTTTTGCCAGTGTCTTCATGCTTCTCATACCTGCTTCATTAATCATGTTGTCCTATGGTGGGATTGTCAGGGCCATCTTAAGAATAAAGTCTTCAGCGGGGCAGAGAAAAGCATTTGGGACATGTGGATCTCACCTCACAGTTGTCACCCTGTTCTATGGCACAGCCATCTATGCTTATCTCCAGCCCAGCAACCACTACTCTCAGGATCAGGGCAAGTTCATAGCTCTCTTCTACACCATTGTTACTCCCATGATCAACCCCTTCATATATACTCTGCGGAACAAGGATGTGAAGGGAGCAATGAAGAAGATTCTTTGGGAAAGTTATGACTCCAGATAA
- the OR2B8F gene encoding olfactory receptor family 2 subfamily B member 8F (The RefSeq protein has 1 substitution compared to this genomic sequence), with translation MEQKNGSSFTGFLLLSFSDRPQLELVLFVVVLIFYIFTLLGNTTIIALSHLDPHLHTPMYFFLSNLSFLDLCYTTSIVPQLLVNLSGADKTISFAGCVVQLYISLGLGCTECILLGVMAFDRYVAVCRPLHYTVIMHPRLCALMASASWFIGFANSLLQTVLTFLLPICGRNKLDHFFCEIPAFLKLACIDISMIQSEMFFASVFMLLIPASLIMLSYGGIVRAILRIKSSAGQRKAFGTCGSHLTVVTLFYGTAIYAYLQPSNHYSQDQGKFIALFYTIVTPMINPFIYTLRNKDVKGAMKKILWESYDSR, from the coding sequence ATGGAACAGAAAAATGGAAGTTCCTTCACTGGGTTTCTCCTTCTGAGTTTCTCTGACAGGCCTCAACTGGAGCTGGTCCTCTTTGTGGTTGTTTTGATCTTCTATATCTTCACTTTGCTGGGAAACACAACCATCATCGCACTGTCCCACCTGGACCCACATCTTCACACTcctatgtactttttcctctccaaCCTCAGCTTTCTGGACCTGTGTTACACTACTAGCGTTGTTCCCCAGCTCCTGGTTAACCTCAGTGGAGCAGACAAAACTATCTCCTTTGCTGGTTGTGTAGTTCAGCTGTACATCTCTCTAGGCTTGGGATGCACTGAATGTATTCTCTTAGGAGTTATGGCATTTGACCGTTATGTAGCTGTTTGCAGGCCCCTTCATTATACAGTAATCATGCACCCCCGTCTCTGTGCCCTGATGGCTTCTGCTTCATGGTTCATTGGTTTTGCCAACTCCTTATTGCAGACAGTCCTCACTTTCCTTTTACCAATTTGTGGGAGAAATAAATTAGATCACTTTTTCTGTGAGATTCCTGCATTTCTCAAGCTTGCCTGCATTGACATCAGTATGATTCAGTCTGAGATGTTTTTTGCCAGTGTCTTCATGCTTCTCATACCTGCTTCATTAATCATGTTGTCCTATGGTGGGATTGTCAGGGCCATCTTAAGAATAAAGTCTTCAGCGGGGCAGAGAAAAGCATTTGGGACATGTGGATCTCACCTCACAGTTGTCACCCTGTTCTATGGCACAGCCATCTATGCTTATCTCCAGCCCAGCAACCACTACTCTCAGGATCAGGGCAAGTTCATAGCTCTCTTCTACACCATTGTTACTCCCATGATCAACCCCTTCATATATACTCTGCGGAACAAGGATGTGAAGGGAGCAATGAAGAAGATTCTTTGGGAAAGTTATGACTCCAGATAA